Proteins from one Silurus meridionalis isolate SWU-2019-XX chromosome 3, ASM1480568v1, whole genome shotgun sequence genomic window:
- the bmpr2b gene encoding bone morphogenetic protein receptor type-2, whose translation MSGCARVSVLTLGLCAVLLLLSPVAAAQSEERECAFTDLHQQFDEQSVAGDWHVSRENNTILCSKSSRCYGLWEKTHDGDIHLVKQGCWTYIGDQQDCHDDRCVVTNTPSQIQNGTYRFCCCSTNMCNVNFTENWVPSPTSASILHPQPLHREDAIFITLASVSVVAVLIVAVFFGYRMLTGDRKQGLHNMDMMEAAASEPSVDLDSLKLLELIGRGRYGSVYKGSLDERPVAVKVFSYTNRQNFVNERAIYRIPLLEHDNIARFIVGDERLTTDSRMEYLLVMEYYPHGSLCRYLSLYALDWGSCCRLAHSVTRGLAYLHTELLRGDIYKPAVSHRDLNSRNILVKNDGTSVISDFGLSMKLTGNRLVRPGEEENAAISEVGTIRYMAPEVLEGAVNLRDCESALKQVDMYAVGLIYWETFMRCTDLFPGETVPEYQMAFQAEVGNHPSFEDMQVLVSREKQRPKFPEAWKENSLAVRSLKETMEDCWDQDAEARLTAQCAEERMAELLLIWDRNKSVSPTVNPMSTALQNERNLTHSRRVPKIGSYPDYSSSSYIEDHDGMVKNLPGDMSTSGTSSVSGIGPGTGGVGEKNRNSINYERQQAQAQARLPSPETSGASISTSTTTTTAGLTPSTVMSTISESAPSEEAGAGLSVPVCLQLTQEDLETTKLDPKEVDKNLKESSDENLMEHSQKQFSAPDPLSTGSSSLLYPFIKLAAEVNAGAGGGHQAEFGAGSSATLDAPPTMFPLPKQQNLPKRPTSLALGSKNPSKESSSSRLKFGRHKSNLKQVETGVAKMNVVAAAEPHSVTLTNNGAGVRNGAGVLLINGYAGGSSSASSSLGNTNPAGPQGEGGGLPLLQSQLSGDDIRLNININSSPDEHEPLLRREHTGRTNSNNNNSNVHTAVSSGPGASSAIPAGPALAGPRVLQVNEEAPLRQDKPRRPERPNSLDLSTTSQDFSVSVESSSQEGKAASAEKIKRRVKTPYSLKRWRPSTWIISTDTLDGEVNNNGAGGGQGAAGATRSKSSTAVFLVGEGPATATLSSDPPGMACL comes from the exons CTGCCCAGAGTGAGGAGCGAGAGTGTGCATTTACTGACCTGCACCAGCAGTTTGATGAGCAGAGCGTGGCTGGCGACTGGCACGTGTCACGGGAGAACAACACCATCCTGTGCAGCAAGAGCAGCCGCTGCTACGGTCTCTGGGAGAAAACTCATGACGGTGACATTCACCTGGTCAAACAAG GCTGCTGGACTTACATTGGCGACCAGCAAGATTGCCATGACGACCGTTGCGTGGTGACCAACACGCCGTCACAGATCCAGAATGGCACATACCGCTTCTGCTGCTGCAGCACAAACATGTGCAATGTCAACTTCACGGAAAACTGGGTGCCCAGTCCCACCAGTGCCTCCATAC TGCACCCGCAGCCTCTGCACCGTGAGGATGCCATTTTTATCACCCTGGCATCTGTCTCAGTCGTTGCCGTGCTTATCGTGGCGGTGTTTTTTGGCTACCGAATGCTGACAG GAGATCGTAAACAGGGATTGCATAATATGGATATGATGGAGGCCGCAGCATCTGAACCCTCAGTTGATTTAGACAGTCTGAAGCTACTGGAG CTCATCGGTCGTGGCCGCTACGGCTCAGTTTACAAAGGCTCTTTGGACGAGCGTCCAGTTGCTGTAAAAGTCTTCAGCTACACGAACCGTCAGAACTTCGTGAACGAGCGAGCCATTTACAGAATCCCCCTGTTAGAGCATGACAACATAGCACGCTTCATTGTGGGAGACGAGCGTCTGACGACAGACAGCCGTATGGAGTACCTGCTGGTGATGGAATATTACCCACAT GGATCCCTGTGTCGGTACCTGAGTCTGTATGCCCTAGACTGGGGGAGCTGCTGTCGTCTCGCCCATTCAGTCACCAGAGGACTGGCCTACCTACACACAGAGCTGCTAAGGGGAG ATATATATAAACCAGCAGTCTCACACCGGGACCTGAACAGCAGAAACATTCTGGTGAAGAACGACGGCACGTCTGTGATCAGTGATTTCGGTTTGTCTATGAAGCTGACAGGAAATCGTCTTGTCCGCCCTGGAGAGGAGGAGAATGCTGCGATCAGTGAG GTGGGTACAATCCGCTACATGGCCCCAGAGGTGCTTGAAGGAGCAGTGAATTTGAGGGACTGTGAGTCTGCTCTAAAGCAGGTGGATATGTATGCTGTTGGCTTGATATACTGGGAGACCTTCATGCGTTGTACAGACCTTTTCCCAG gcgAGACTGTACCAGAGTACCAGATGGCTTTTCAGGCCGAGGTAGGAAACCACCCATCCTTCGAGGACATGCAGGTTCTGGTTTCTCGAGAGAAACAGAGGCCGAAGTTCCCCGAAGCTTGGAAAGAGAATAGTCTG GCGGTTCGTTCACTAAAGGAAACGATGGAGGACTGTTGGGATCAAGATGCAGAGGCTCGTTTAACTGCTCAGTGTGCAGAGGAGCGCATGGCAGAGCTGCTTCTTATCTGGGACAGAAACAAGTCAGTCAGCCCCACTGTCAACCCAATGAGCACAGCCCTTCAGAATGAGAG GAACCTAACCCATAGTCGCAGGGTTCCAAAGATTGGGTCTTACCCAGACTACTCATCCTCCTCATACATCGAGGACCATGATGGCATGGTGAAGAACCTTCCTGGAGACATGTCCACCTCAGGCACTTCTTCAGTGAGTGGCATCGGTCCTGGCACAGGGGGCGTAGGAGAAAAGAACAGGAACTCAATTAACTACGAGAGACAGCAGGCACAAGCACAGGCACGTCTCCCAAGTCCTGAGACCAGCGGAGCCAGTATATCCACAAGCACCACCACAACCACAGCAGGCCTCACCCCCAGCACAGTCATGTCCACCATCTCTGAATCAGCCCCATCTGAGGAGGCTGGAGCAGGCCTGAgtgtgcctgtctgtctgcagcTCACCCAGGAAGACCTGGAGACCACCAAACTGGACCCCAAGGAGGTGGACAAGAACCTGAAGGAGAGCTCTGATGAGAACTTAATGGAGCATTCTCAGAAGCAATTTAGCGCTCCTGACCCGCTCAGCACAGGCAGCTCCAGCCTGCTTTACCCGTTTATAAAGTTAGCAGCTGAGGTGAACGCAGGAGCTGGAGGTGGGCATCAGGCTGAATTTGGGGCCGGTAGCAGTGCCACACTTGATGCCCCACCCACCATGTTTCCCCTTCCAAAACAACAGAATCTCCCCAAGAGGCCCACCAGCCTGGCCCTTGGCTCCAAAAATCCCAGCAAGGAGTCTTCATCCTCTCGGCTCAAGTTTGGCCGACACAAGTCCAACCTGAAGCAAGTGGAAACAGGTGTGGCCAAGATGAATGTTGTGGCAGCAGCAGAGCCTCATTCAGTGACACTAACCAATAATGGGGCAGGAGTGAGAAACGGAGCTGGAGTGCTCCTGATTAATGGCTATGCAGGTGGTTCCAGTAGTGCCAGCAGCTCCCTCGGGAACACAAACCCAGCTGGACCACAGGGTGAGGGAGGTGGCCTGCCTTTGCTCCAAAGCCAGCTAAGTGGTGATGACATTCGATTGAATATCAACATCAACTCCAGTCCTGACGAGCATGAGCCCCTGCTACGCCGAGAGCACACGGGTCGCACCAactccaacaacaacaacagcaacgtCCACACTGCAGTTTCCTCTGGGCCAGGTGCATCAAGTGCAATACCAGCAGGACCTGCTCTGGCAGGGCCACGAGTACTGCAAGTGAATGAGGAAGCCCCTTTGAGACAAGACAAACCCAGGAGACCAGAAAGACCCAACTCCCTGGATTTGTCGACCACTTCACAGGACTTTTCAGTGTCTG TTGAAAGTTCCTCTCAGGAGGGAAAAGCTGCATCAGCTGAGAAGATAAAGAGGCGTGTGAAGACGCCTTACTCTTTAAAACGGTGGCGTCCCTCAACGTGGATCATCTCTACAGATACATTGGATGGAGAGGTCAACAACAACGGGGCAGGTGGAGGGCAGGGGGCAGCAGGAGCTACTCGCTCTAAATCCAGCACTGCCGTGTTCCTGGTCGGAGAAGGACCTGCCACAGCAACCCTCTCCTCTGACCCGCCTGGCATGGCCTGCCTATGA